The nucleotide sequence cggtgcacttgtcggtaagTTGTGGATTGTAAATTCTGCACCACACAATAAAGAAAGACCTTTGGGGTCAACAAGAGTGAGTAGACATTACCATTTGACATATATTTAAGTGGCATGTTTCAAACATAAAACAGGAGAACTGTACCACTTAAAATTTCTAATTCACTACTGATGCCATTTCTTATATCTTAGGAAGACATGTAATAATTTACATTTATTTGGTTGTGGGATTTTAAGGCACTTTATGGTTGTTGTGTTAGAATAATTTGGTGTTTTGAATTCAGGAATCTGATAAGGGAGGGGGAGTTAGATACGGCTCAGTGAGCACAGGTGCACCTCCAGTTGCATCGGATGGGGATGACGAGGACGACGAGCCCATTGCCAAGAGACTACGCAGGAACATTGAGCAAATAAGAACACCTGAACTACATATGACAAAAGGGGACACCGGCACAACCAATCAGACAGACACAAGAGTTAACCAAAAGTGAGTAGAATTTACCATTTCACGGATGCTTAAGTTGCGTGTTTAAAAGTTAAACCATGAGAACAGTTCAACTTACCTTGAAACAAGTTACTGGCGAAGTCATGTTTTAAAAAAGCTTGATGACATGTTGTATTGATTTATCTTGCATTGGTTGTGTGATTTAAAAGCACTTGTTTGTTTCGTGAACAAATAGGTTCGTGTTTTGATTTCAGGGATCCACTAAGAGGGGAGGAGTTAGCAGGGGCTCAGTGAGCACAAAAGCAGCTTCAGTTGCATCCGACAAGGATCACGATGACGACGACCCCGTAGGCAAGATACTCCGTAGAAAAACACAGTTGAGACAATCACCTCAGCATCATATGATGGAGAGGGACACCGGCACGACTAGCCAGGCAGAAACAACAGAGCAACCAACTGTCCCGGCCGATCCTGAACCCAAAATTCCGTCAACAGCATTGGTGCAGTATTCAGGAGATGATGAATACTTTAGTGAATTTTTTGACAGGCAAGTGAATGATAAGCAACTTTGTGCGGATAATATGAATGTATTATTTTATTTGCTCCTTAAAATGATTAAAGGTTGCCAACCTcacataatttaattttgaacAGTAATCCTGATATCTTATCTCAGCGAGATCCAGAGTGCCAAAAGTTATGGGTAGATATCGAACGGCATTACAGCCTTAAACCCATTAACATGGATCCAATCCAAACCATTTTCCCAAAAGGTTCTTCTTGTCGTACACCCAATCCATAGCGCCCCTCATTCTCACTTGGGATAACCTAGATCTTCAAAACACCAACATCGTACCCCTCGGCCTATTCATCCGTTACTTTGGGGGCAAAAACTTACTGAGCGGGATGAACAATGAATCAGAGGGTGGGGTGTGGACACATCTCTGGTTAGCCAGCAAACAGTGGCGTCGTATGAGGGTAGACCACACTTAGTCCTAGCAAGGGAGGACTTGTGCACGCTGAGACCACGTGCTTGGCTCAATAACATTGTATATAACCGAAAATCATGTTACTCCAATTtgtttttatatcatattttggcgacattaattttttttaaaagctgGTGATGTAGGTGGTGCATTGGATGTGTTGCGCTTTCAATGACTCAAGATTAAAAAGATTCACATATGACTTTTACTGCGTATGTCCGAGGATATAGGTAAGAATACTTTTATATGAATCCTTTATGTACAATAGATAGTATGAACTTTTACAACTTCATCTTTGGACAGGAAATGGTGATGGTATAAAAAATCTGATGGACTTTCAAGACGGGCCAACTCCCATGTATGTGGGATTGGGTTAACACTATGGTGCCGACACCAAGTATTTCGACAAGGCAGCAGCTGCAAAGAGAAAATGGGTTAGTGTGTTTACCATATGATACGTTACTTCCATCGTTTCAACCAAACAACCAAGATCTGTTCTTGTCGAACCGTGTATGTAATCTGCCTAGTTACCATTACATGTTGTTGTAGTGGTTTTTTCTCGTATGTATGTCCCGTCACTGGTGGGGGTATGCATTCGATGTCTCCGAAAAGAGGCTTTTCGTACTACATAGTCTACATACTAAATCACATGATGCATTACGGATGAGGCTAGATGCATATGTGGTACCAGAATATCTCATTACTTTCTTACTCTATTTAACCCATAGTATTGTATTATGTGTAAACTTTGAATGCATTTCAGGAGAGGCTCATTGAAGACATAGATCAAGTGGCCATCCCCACGAATAAACTCACTAAAAGAGGCATGCCTTGCACATACACCTCTGTACCAATACAACCAAATGGGTGAGCCTTCCTCAAAGCCTACGAATTTCTTAAATTGTAAGTGTAACTGAGGTGCAAACAGGTTCTCCTAATACAGTCCGTTGTTTCCATTGACATAGTTTTGATTGTGGTGTGTACACAATTAAATTCATGGAGTACTGGACCAAAGGTGGGAAACTAAATGAATGGAATTATGTGAGCTTCTAAATTCTAATGTTAAATAACTGAATATCTAAACACACATCACTGTCTGTCACTAAATGCGGTTATACAATACTAATTTTTGCATGCAAGACACCATCAAGCTATACAGGCTGGAAATAATGCTTGATATCATTCTGTGTAATAAAAATTTAGCCATTGGAGAGGCACTGGATGCCTTTGACAACCGTTCTCAACCTGCTACCTGCCGCAACCAACCTAGGAACAAACGTAAAGAGGTTAGGACACCGTTCATAGCACCTGGCACAAAGAGCATGCTATGGCGAGCAGCAGGATTACCAAAGAAATCGCCCACCAAAAGGAGCTAAACATGGAGAAAAAAATATGCATATAACATTCTTATTTACCTAGTCTTGGGATACCCACATAGGCTGAGCTATTTTTTGTTAGAACTTGAAATTTTTCTTGTCTTGCACACAGCGACTGTTTGTTATAGATTCTTTTGTTGTTAGCGGGTACTTGTTTTGTGAACCTTATTGAACTTGGTTGGATAATTCACTAAGAATGAATGTATTATGGATATGAATCCTCTCTATCAGAGATTGATTTGTTCTATTTTGCACATGATAAACACTTGATACGTTTTAAAGAGTTTTAATTGTCAGTGACCAAACATGTTGATGTTTCAAAGAGTTATTTCTGCATGTGTCTAGGTATGGACGTATCTTCTAATACAGGTGTCCTTTGTTCTATATGGATGTGTCTCCTGACGAAGGTGTCTATTTTAGTCGTGTCTTATTCAGATATGTCTATATACAGATGTGTCTTCAACTAGAAGTGTCTTTTTCTAGATGtgtcttttgcttctttgtttaACTATGTATGTGTCTTCTGAGGAATGTCTCTTTTTGGCCATGTATTTGTCGAATGTGTCTACTGATGGATGTGTCTTCTGCTATAAGTGTCTTCTTCCAATGCGTCTTTCGTGTTTTCATGTATCCATGGATGTGTCTCCCGAGGGACATGTCTCTCCTCGTCGTGACTTCTTCGGAGGTGTCGATTAAGGGGTGTGTCTTCTGTATATGTGTCTATTTATAGATGTGTCTTTCACTTAGTTGTCTTTGTTAATCAATCTAAAGTGTGCTTCTCTGGCAACGGATATGTCTTTTATCAAAGATTCTTTTTTTGGTCGTTTAGTTCCTTTTGCTTAGAATCAACGTACCATTCGCAAATGTTGTTTATTAAACAACTATGACAAACTGAAACacatgctaagtttaataaaccTACTCTCATTGTCCTCCACATCACACGCATATAAAAATCATGATTATTTTGGTGAGCCGACTCAATCTTAGAACACTTTAATATTATAACTGTATCAATAAAAGACAGTGAAAAAATAATGATATACCCTTAACTTAAAATTGTTTATTAGATCAAAAACCTGAATAATTAGTAACAGAGtagtgaaaaatataaaaaaaggaaTTCTACTTTAAAATCCATAATTGAAATTCTCCTAAGTATTTCCAAACGAGTTTAACAAAGACATGAATGCGCCATGTTCCTGTGATGCTAGAGTATGATTGACTGCTTCACCATTTTCCTAAaataaaccaacaaaaaaaagcaTAGTCAACTTTATCTAAAAATTCATCTTAACAGTGAATTCAAAATTAATGAAATGGTAAACACATATCGGaggttcattttttttctttcttcgcATAGATTTGATCAAGTTGTCCAATTCAGATCCAAGCCTCTTTAATCTCGTTCGACCTTGGTTGCCAACTTTGAAGGACCTCAAATGTCATTTGCACCAACACCGGGCTGACTCTGTGTCCTCATGCTGTTCTGTGTAGTTGCAACACCTTTGGACCCCAAATTCGCACGATAATTAAATAGCTTGGCTCTTAAATCGTCAAGACCCGAATGTAACATAGCCGCCACTTCTTCACAGGTCACAAAATCCTGGGCAACATTAAAGAAGTGTGAACACAATCCTCTGAATAAGTTGTGGCTTTCATCGGATTGCACTTCTCATCGTGGCTACTCTTGATGAAAGTGTGTTTGCGCTGTAGATTTTTGCTCCATCGAGGGAGAACATAACAAGATGGTACTCTATCTACTCCATAATAAAAGAACACAAAGGAAGATAATGGCAACAAAGAATACCTCTTGATTCAAACATGTTGCACTCGCAAAATACCCTGTATGTCAATGGGTCAAACTCGACAAGGTTCGTGCATTTTCTAGGCTCCCTATAAAGTAGGTATTGCTCATCCACGGTCACACAAAACAAATCACCATCTTGAGTCACACCACGGACTGAACAATCCCCTTTTTTTCCTGAATTTCTATTGTACCTCCCTAAACATAGAGGTTGTGTACTCATGCTGAAATTGTCTTTCAATTGTAGAGCTGGATGAGCAGGGGATAACTCCTTTAGAATCTGCAGTATTGTCTTCCAGTTCTTTTTGCTCATTAGTCCCAAGCACGTTGTCATACTCATACACAAACTGAACCAACCTACTCTTGTAATGTAAGAAACCACCGTAAAAAGCGTGCATACTCTCATTCTTCTGGGTACTCCTCGTACCAGCCCAAAATTCACCTTGAAAATAGACTGGAACCCACCTTTGATGATCGTTATAAAGGTCTacaaaaaatatgcaaaaaataaaCTCGTGAACAAAATAGACATCAGCCTTCAAACAGAGACAACAAAAAAAGTATCCAAGTATATTATAACTCATCCGATGAAAACGGAACCTAAAatcaaatatactaaaaacaaagcTTCATAAAAGATCTAGTCtccaaagaaaaaaataaaatcacatgaCAAAATGAACCTGATAGCCATCTATTGTGCTCTAGGTTAAACTCAGCAATGAATCCAGCCCAATCCTTCTCGAAAGATTTCACAGATCGGGCATTCCATACAGTGCCAGTCATTTTATCATGTATTTCTCTGTACCGAGTATATCCTCCCAACTTATATGGTATCTTCTTTAATATGTGCTATATACACCATCGGTGGTGAGTATTTGGAAGGACACTCCTAATAGCACCCAACATGGCCTTGCACTGGTCCGTAATGATGGCCTGTGGGGCAGTTTCGATGCACTTCAGCCATTGAGTAAAGACCCACTCAAAGCTACGTATTTTCTCATTCTCCAACAAACCACATCCGAGCAAAGTGGACTTTCCGTGATGGTTGACACCAACAAAAGATGTGAACGGTAGTTTGTGCCTGCAATAAAAACAGCCACAAGTAAGAACTCACGATAGTGTCAAAACAAGAAACCTTTCAACAGATACACAAACACACACTTACTCGTTTCAACTATATGTTGTATCAAACGACACCACGTCTCCATAATACTCGTAGGATGCCCAACACCTTGTATTTACCCACAACGCACTCCTAAACTTGTTAGATGCGTTCACATCTACTACATAAAAGAATTTCGGGTTGATCTCTTTCATTTGTGAGAAATAGCTCAGCATTTTCTTAATATCTGCATTTTCATCAGCACAATGCAGATTGCcagtaatgtaattcctcacatccttCTCTGAGTAATCCAAATTCGACGACCCACCAACCTCGTTCGCCAGTGCGAGGTAAATCTTGTTGGGCTGTATGCCAGCCTCATCGTTGTCCTCAATCACACACTTGGCATGCATGGTCAGTTTTCTGTACTCATGGTAATGGATAGATTGCTTAGCAGGACACGAGTGGGTATGCTTCAATTCTAATTTCGACACTATCTAATTATCCTTCTGCCTATCAAATATCATGTACATCCTTGCTCTGCATCTCGCGTTATTATTTTCTTTACCTGGGATGCTGCCTTCACGTGAGACTCCTGATAACCTTCACGATTGCAATGTATCGATTGGTTAATGGGTATCCTTGATTCCTTCCTTGTCTTGTCAAAGTTGGTGTTCCTAATCTTATTCACGAACCCAACTTTCTTTGCATAGTTAGAATAGAACTCCTGTGCCTGCTGCAACGAAACAAATCACAATCTTATGTACGGGATTTCCTCTAGTTGAACTCCAGTGTGATACAACAACTGTAAATCCATTCAGAGAAAATAACATTCAATACCGAACACACTTAAAACTAAGATCATATCACACAAAAAGATAACCATCCTCTATTCAACACCCGAAAAACCTCTTTTACCATCCACTTATTCATTCATAACACCAATTAATAAACAAACATAGGTACAATAATTTAAATCAAGAATATACATGTTAATACCTAGAAAAAAAAATGTAACCACGGTTGCAAACATAAAAGCAACATGGCGaacaaaaaaggagaaagaaaacacATCATATGTCGAAGTTGTCGCATCATGCTAGCATAAAAGAAACAATATCCACAACAATTCTAATTAAATAAGCAAAATCACAATACTTTCAACCAAGAGTATCACTTTAAATaccccaaaaataaaataaaaaaccaatTTGCATATAAACATGACCCTGAGAGAACATATAGAGAGAAAGAAATACACCATACATCCAATTCTCCCATCAAGCTATCATACACAAGACCAACACCAATTATACTACTCACACAAAACTCACCTTGTCAACACGTTGAGTATCATCTTCACTCAGAGACGGGACATTGATTTCGGTGGACTTAGAATGATCACTCATATCATCTGAAGTGTCATATGATCCTTGTACACAAATTGATGGATCATTCGACGCCATGTGGTCCATTCGCCTTCAACAAGAACAACTACACCTTTTCATATGGAGTTTGAATACTATTTGTCAATGAGAGGGGTTGTTCACGTTGCGGGAGTATGTGAAGGCTGTTCACCTTGCTCTTATGGAGGTGGAACGGTATGGCTCAACAGAGGTGGAATGGTATGGCTCAATGTGCATCGACGACAACTACGACATCTACGGTGTGTTTGGGATGCGATATCGGTTTGTAGGATGAGTTTCTCTTTCACGGAAATAGTGGTGTCATGAACGGGATCGGGGTGTGGCCGGTCGACGTCGATCAGTATGCGCGATGTTTCGGTGATAGCCAAGTTCAAGGAGGAAAAGATGATCAGAGAAGGTTATAGAAGATTTGGGGTTGCGTGACTCTTCTTGCTTCACGTTGCAAATATTCAGTGCGTGAAAAGGTTAGAGAGGATTAGGGGTTGCGTAAGTCTTCCTGCTTCACGTTGCAAAACTTCAAGGCGGTTACAAtcctaatttttaaaattctaattaatgGATATCAACATCAATACATtcctaatttttattaaaaaattctaattaatgatTGTTGTCAATAGTTGGCAGATTTAGTCTTGGTCACCAATACTTTTCCTATGTCTATATGTGTTCATAAATTGTAATCTGTAAGTATAACTTGTAACCACCATTTATGATATTTGTAACGGCTAAAATGTACATGTATGTAGTTGAGGAAATGTAAATCTAAATAAAAGTAAGTGCTAAATTAGTTTGGAAGGTTATTGCTAGTTTACTTAAGGTTAATTTCAGAATTCTCATGGTTGAtgaatgcaagaaaataaaatcagCATCAACAAGCCTCACCAACAACTAGAACACTGAAGTTTATGAGAAATTTTGATGTAAACactgaaaaataaattatttttaaagttaTAGTTACATTAATCAAATTAATAAAGTTCAATGAAAAAGTTGGATcattttaaagaaaattaataGCTAGGGatataaagaaaaagaagtattGATCCTATATTATCCTATTAAAAAACAAGTAGCATATTCGTTACAATCCAGATTAGAAGAAAAAGGTACTTAAAATGAATGAAATGTGTTCCATGAATGAATGAGTGAAATGAAATACTTGGAGTGGTAAGAACTCATTGGCATCCTCtgttttttttgtgtgtgtgagagagataTATAAAGGTTGGTAAGTTTGAGGGACAAAATGTTGCTAGGTGTTATTCTACTAGTGTTAATGGAATTTATTGTTGGTTTATGATATGGATGAAATTGATTGTGTTTTGGTAAATTTGATTGTTGAGTATGCAAATTCAGTAAAATTGTGAATTAAGTTGCATGTGCTTAATTATGCTTGGAATTAGATTGATTATATTAATGATTGTTAATTTGTGTTGTTAGATGATGCTTGGAAAAAGAAcggtaataaattaattaatgtgACTAGACAGCTACTTGGATGGTAGATTCAGGATTATGAGATAAAGTTCATGAATTTAACTAGAAAACTTATTAACAAGTAATATTAGGATTATTGATATTTTAAGGTAATTAGAAGGGTTAAGTGTGATTTTGGTCCTTACGGTTTAGGTGCAAAATTATTTTGTCCTCAActttttttacatacaaaatcgTCTCTAAAATTTAACGTAGTTTTAAAATAATCTTtttagacaaattaattttttaaatgacaaaaatactccttctctctcttctcaccaccaccatcaccccACCCATTATCACTTCATCACCATCTGCACCATCCCACCCACTACTACTCCATTACTATCTGTTCATGAATCCAATAAAAAACCCAACCTTCAACAACAACttcaaataaatcaaaatcaaaacaataGTTCATCACCAAAACCATCatcattaacaagaaacaagaaaaTAATCATTATCGTCAAAACAAACATTAACAAGCAAGGGAGGAAAGGGGAGGGGAGGAAAAGGGCGGCGGAGGGCAGGGAGCGTAGGGAGGGAAGGGGAAGGGAGGCGCGGCGGTGATGCTGGAAATGCAAGGAACACGACCACCGCCATTACTTCCCCAAAGACGATGAGGAACACGAGGGCGAGGGCGAGGGTGAGGGCGAGGTGCTGCAAGGCGAGGGCGAGTCACGGCGAGGTTAGGGCGCGAGTCGCGACGCTGCGAAGGTGAGGGCCAAGCGACGGCGAAGGCGAGGTGCTGCGAGGCTAGGTGCTACCTTTAGCCCGAGACTCAACCGGAGGCAGAGGGTTTCTTTTTCCTCACCCATTCTGCCAAATCTTGATTTGGTGGTGGTCGGACCAATGGAAAAACTTGACGGCTTAGGCGGGGAAGGTGTAGGAGAACTTGAGGACTTGCTTGACATTGGAGGAAGTGACAGAGAGGGAGGAATCGTGGAGAGATTGCTCGATGGAGTGAAAGTGAGTGGTGGCGATGATGTGGGAGAGGATTTTGATAGTGGGGGAGAGGGAGGAGGGGGAGTCCATGTAGGAGGGGAAGGGCTAGGTGCGGCAGTGATTGTGTTCTGTTTCTTCTGTTTTTGCttctgatgaagaagaagaagaagaaaaagaggagaaggGTATTTTGGTTCGAAGGACGATAttaaaattatgttgaattttaGAGATgattttgtatgtaaaaaaaaaaagttggagaCGAACAAATTTTTCTGCCTATACCTTAGGaactaaaatcgtacttaactctAATTAGAATTAACGACTAAAAATTCAATTTAGTACTTTAGTATAATGTGAACTAGTAACCAAATTAGGTAATTACTAGAATTACCCTTAGGTTGATGAGGCTTAGAATGTATTTTGATAGTTGAGAGTTACTTTAAGTATTTAATTGAGTCATTGTGTGGTAGCTTATCATttctaaaagaataaaaaatgaaCATGTGTCAAATAAAAGAGAGAACAGATAAAACATAAAAAGGTGAGAAAAAGAAAGATGTGTTTATTTATCATTTGAAGGTTGTTTGTGTTGGACCAATTGTGATGGCTTGGCTGGCTCAATAGATTCTAAGTAGTTTACGTGATAAAAGTGTAAATAAGAACTTATTATAGGATAATTTTTGGGATTACAATTTGAAATGGAACCACATCTTCATTTGTGAAAATCAACTCATTATTTGCATATTGAGAAGATGATTGCAAACTAAAAAACTTTTGGGACGGAGGAACGGAGCAGCACAATAGCGCCAAGTACACACCACCCACAAAAAACAAAAGCCTTGCCTAAAATTTTctagaataaatgaccatttgtatccataaaagatgaaaacactGACATATGTATTCACAttagatcgaaactaaacttgtacccacgcaAGATGTCTTCTGTGTGACAAacagggtacttttgtcacacggaagaCATCTTGCGTGgatacaagtttagtttcgatttagTGTGGATACATATGTTAACGTTTTCATCTTTCATGAGTACAAATAATCATTTATTCAATTTTCTATAGAGCTGCATAAAATCCGGTTCGTCGTGGGTCATTGTGGATCAAATTTGACTCGACTTCATTTAAATCGGGTCAGACTCAAAACCTAAAGACTAAAGAGCTTACCCAATTTGTTATTCGCCAAAGTTGCTATCCCTCCAGCTCATCATCACAGTGAAATTTTTACTTCGAATTTTTGGTATAAATGATAGTTGATATTACGAAATCATTTCCCATTATTTATATGTTTTTCTGTTGATATTATTCTGTTGATCACAActttgattttatttaaaaattttcttacaACGTTGTTGTTATTTGTTAATCCATGTGTGGACTATTGTGTTCATCCTCAATTTCTGGTTCAAGACCCGATTTTAAATCTAATACAAAATTAGTCCAAACTATTAGGATTTTATCGCGGTTAGAATAGAGTATGGGTCTAGAAAATGAAACTGATCATCATAATTTTAGGCCTAATCTGAGTCAAGAAAAATCCAGTTCAATTATGTTGATAAACACCTTCTACTTTTCCAAACTAACTTCTAATATtcaatttctaaaattatttaatatttattcaaATTCAAGCTTTAAATTTTCTTacttttaaaaagataaataaccACCATATCTATCACATCATAACGACCCCTTAGTATTAATAAGAAAAGCCAATCAGTCAAACAATTCTAATAATTACGACATGTTCCAAATTAAGAGGTATAACTAGCATAGCTCTGTCTTTTGAAGCCAGCAGGGACTTGAAATATGTATTCACTCTGCTTTTAAGTGTTTTTCTATTGGTCCCAAAAGAGTGGAATTAAGATAATCTTGGGGACCATGAGCAGGTAAGCCTGGAATTAATACCCCAATAACCCTGAAAGCAAATAGAAGCCATCCTTCTTTGTAGTGAGGTCCATTTTGGTATGCAATAGTAAAGCTCCTTATTAGTTCCAAAATTGCATTCATTGTCATGGGTATCACACACCATAGCGAGAAGTAGTTCTTGTTCGGTTCTTCTTCAAGAACCTGCATgcattttaagaataaaataggACAATTAGACAATTAGTATTTT is from Arachis ipaensis cultivar K30076 chromosome B01, Araip1.1, whole genome shotgun sequence and encodes:
- the LOC107647553 gene encoding protein FAR1-RELATED SEQUENCE 5-like, whose protein sequence is MASNDPSICVQGSYDTSDDMSDHSKSTEINVPSLSEDDTQRVDKQAQEFYSNYAKKVGFVNKIRNTNFDKTRKESRIPINQSIHCNREGYQESHVKAASQQSIHYHEYRKLTMHAKCVIEDNDEAGIQPNKIYLALANEVGGSSNLDYSEKDVRNYITGNLHCADENADIKKMLSYFSQMKEINPKFFYVVDVNASNKFRSALWVNTRCWASYEYYGDVVSHKLPFTSFVGVNHHGKSTLLGCGLLENEKIRSFEWVFTQWLKCIETAPQAIITDQCKAMLGAIRSVLPNTHHRWCI